ACCCAGCTGTTGCAAATCTCGCTGAAGCAATGTTGCCGCAGCGGATTAATTTGCCCATCACGACCAGAGGAATAGGAATGAGTGTTTGCAGTCTTACATATATGTCAtcacaattttctttttttacggcTGATGATTCATCTGACGAAGATGAAATTATAATTCCAGTGCCTGATATCCATGCATTGTATAGATTGTTCCTCGGGTTACTCGAATACAAACTGTATAGGACTTGTATTAGCTCATCTGACACTTACCGGTATGTAGTTACAGGAGGATGGAGTAATGTCGCCGAGTCTGTCCGGGTTCCCAAACAAATACAACATATAATAAATGCAGTTGGTGTTTTTACACATAATGAAAAAACCTATGTTCCTGTAGTGGCCAAGGATATAGACGGAGTCCCTCGACCAGAAAACTTGCTGCTAAGCAATTTACGAAGAGCCGTTAAACTATTATCAAATCCGGAGACATTAATAGAACACAGAAAGTATTTTTATGACCATAACCCCATTCCTGGTTCTCAGTGGAATAAAGAAGAATATCTGCTTTTAAATGCAGAAGAAATTATAAAAGCAGATTACAATGATAATTATGCAAGTGATTTCCAAAATGATTGGCATGCAGTTCAAAATTACCTTGATTGCCTTTATagaaattcaaaacaaaagCCAGCGTTTGCATGtgattatattaaatttacatCAGATGGAGAGAAGTCTTTGCTTATGTCCAATAAAATGGGAACGCTTAGAGTACCTGATAGAGGGAGTAAAGAATTAGGCACTTACTGTAGGAGCTGCTTACTGGAAGGCGACATAGAGGATTATTACACTTTATCAAAGCTGTCAGTTACATCTGACAATATATTATGTTTGCTTGGAGAATGCCCAGAGCCGATTACTTGTAATGATCCACTGTATAATTTAAGAAGGGAAACTGTAAATGGATTCATTGTGATGAACTATCTTAGAGTCTCCTACAGTTCCTACATGATGTCTTTGATGGACTTTAACCATGGTGCTTCAATGATGACACTTCATTCACCTATACCACTTACGCTTTCTGTCACCACAAGAGGAATAGGCATGAGTATTTGCCACCTAGTTTATGCAGCGTCAAGTTACAAGGCAATTCCAATGCCTGACATATATGCACTGTACAGACTCTGTCTTGGCTTGCTTGAAGTCAAACTGTCACAGGATATGTACACTCCAGCCCATGTGACTGATACATACCGGTATCTATCAAATGCAGACTTGAATCATATTGCCCAAAGTGTCTGGGTCCCTAAACAAATACAATGTCTCATAAATGCTGTGGGCAAAATGCAACACGAAGGTATTACCTATGTTCCTGCAGTTGCCAAGGATGTAACTGATGACGCTGGTGCTGTCCCTCGACCAGAAAACTTGCTGCTCAGCAATTTACGAAGAGCTGTTGAACTATTATCAGGTCCGGCAACACTAGTGCAACACAGAAAGTATTTTTACGAACATAACCCAATTCCTGGTGCACTGTGGGATAATGAAAAATATCTACTATTAAATGCAGATCAGATAATACCAGCAGATTACGAAACTAATCTTGTTACCAATTTCAAAAGAGATTGTGAGGCAATTCAACCCTACCTTAAGAGCCTTTGTAGGTACTCCATACAAATGCCTGGATTTGCTTGCGGGGGTGTAGACCTAAAATCGAATGGAAAGAAGTTTC
The DNA window shown above is from Cydia pomonella isolate Wapato2018A chromosome 28, ilCydPomo1, whole genome shotgun sequence and carries:
- the LOC133533056 gene encoding uncharacterized protein LOC133533056: MSNKMGTLRVPDRGSKELGTYCRSCLLEGDIEDYYTLSKLSVTSDNILCLLGECPEPITCNDPLYNLRRETVNGFIVMNYLRVSYSSYMMSLMDFNHGASMMTLHSPIPLTLSVTTRGIGMSICHLVYAASSYKAIPMPDIYALYRLCLGLLEVKLSQDMYTPAHVTDTYRYLSNADLNHIAQSVWVPKQIQCLINAVGKMQHEGITYVPAVAKDVTDDAGAVPRPENLLLSNLRRAVELLSGPATLVQHRKYFYEHNPIPGALWDNEKYLLLNADQIIPADYETNLVTNFKRDCEAIQPYLKSLCRYSIQMPGFACGGVDLKSNGKKFLLISNQIGKVWRSNQTGKLKVPDRGTNEDLGTYCKKCHPEGDIASYYALSKLSGYEVLLGTTSLLGERPEGARFNTDPVYDLRSETITGFRSISLSYKQVSGLIYAYC